The following are encoded together in the Echeneis naucrates chromosome 9, fEcheNa1.1, whole genome shotgun sequence genome:
- the hspb8 gene encoding heat shock protein beta-8: protein MAEGDFYTMGSRQRFPRDPFGESPFRDQIGSRFMEEDFGMPPFPNDLAMDWPGWARPGRLSSRLSPSPFGSALRSGFPPRQSAGGPPMYTSRYGEASPRSSPVTTGGEPWKVCVNVHSFKPEELHVKTRDGFVEVSGKHEEKQEEGGIVTKNFTKKIQIPVDVDPLTVFASLSPEGVLIIEARQTPPYYLFSNEGSQSGETQEMEVPRTPEAAMA from the exons ATGGCGGAGGGAGATTTCTACACCATGGGGAGCCGGCAGAGGTTTCCCAGGGATCCGTTTGGAGAGTCCCCGTTCAGGGATCAGATCGGGTCTCGGTTTATGGAAGAAGACTTTGGGATGCCTCCTTTCCCCAACGATCTGGCGATGGACTGGCCGGGCTGGGCTCGGCCGGGCCGGCTCAGCTCACGCCTCAGCCCGTCGCCCTTCGGCAGCGCTTTGCGCTCCGGTTTCCCTCCGCGTCAGTCCGCCGGAGGCCCCCCGATGTACACCAGCAGGTACGGGGAGGCCTCCCCGCGGAGCTCCCCCGTCACCACCGGGGGGGAGCCCTGGAAGGTCTGCGTGAACGTCCACAGCTTCAAACCGGAGGAATTACACGTCAAAACGAGAGACGGGTTTGTAGAAGTGTCAG GGAAACATGAAGAGAAGCAGGAAGAAGGAGGCATCGTGACAAAGAATTTTACAAAGAAGATACA GATCCCGGTAGACGTGGACCCTCTGACAGTCTTCGCCTCTTTGTCCCCTGAGGGCGTCCTCATCATCGAAGCTCGGCAGACGCCTCCCTATTACCTCTTCAGCAACGAGGGCTCTCAGAGTGGTGAAACACAGGAGATGGAGGTCCCCAGGACCCCCGAGGCGGCCATGGCCTAA